The following is a genomic window from Collimonas fungivorans Ter331.
TGATCTTCGACAATGGCGTCCATCTTGGCGACGCCACGACAGGACAGGACGGCCAATGGCGGTTTAACGTGATCGAACCGCTGGCGCAAGGCGAGCACGTATTCACCGTGGCCGGTGCGGGCCTGACGTCCGCACCGTTCACGCTGACGATAGGCGCTCCGGATTCCGCCAGGCCGGTGATCGATCTAGTGCTTGACAACATCGGCGCAACGGCGCAACTGGCCAGCGGCGACACGACCGACGATGCGCGGCCGGCCTTCCATGGCCGTGGAGAGCCAGGCACGCTGCTGGAAATCTACGACCATGGTGTGTTGGTCGGCAGCCTGCCCGTGGGGCTGGATGGCCGCTGGAGTTACACCGATCATTTCGACCGGCTTAGCCCGGGCGAGCATGTATTCACCCTGGTTGGCGCCGGCGTGGCCTCTGAACCGTTTGTGCTGCACGTGGCGAATGTCCCTGCGGCGCCGGCGCCAGTGATCGACAGCGTTGTCGGCCAGGCTGGCGACATCGCCAGCGGCGCTGTGACGGATGACAATCGTCCTGTGTTCAACGGTCGCGGCGAGCCGGATGTGCTGGTGCGGCTATACGATGGCGAACTGTATCTGGGCGCGGCCATTGCCGATGAAAACGGCAACTGGACGTTCCAGCCGGGAGAGCATGCGCCGTTAAGCGATGGTGAGCATGTATTCACTGCCGCTACCGGTGGCGACAGCTCAGCGCTTTTTGTGCTGCATATCGCTACTTCTACAGCAGAAGGGGAGGCGCTTGCCTTGCCGGCAGCTGAAGAGGGACTTGGTAGTTTGGTGTTGGCTGACCTGCTGCAACCCCCGGCAAAGGAATTGTTGGCGGACCAGAAGAGCGGCGATGTTGTAGATACTTGCTTCGTCAAAAACGCAATCGCCGATGGCGTGGTTTTGCCGGTAGCAATGCCGGCGGAGCTATGGCTGCAAGATGCTGCACCAGCCATGACATAGCGCCGACAGATTTTCTG
Proteins encoded in this region:
- a CDS encoding Ig-like domain-containing protein → MSSNKKKSGAWIDLDEFGPAVSMADALRSNAQSPANDMFAAVDGVAAGSTSVPADSVRKDAELEVVPVSRVAALDRPAPLPSNAVTHILDNGPLMSSAYVDQAGGWGATMAPPGSATAVELVEEAALPDITDEPSFPPVQGPERPGLPPVIEQAFDTFGRTGVVANGGATDDVAPLFSGQAEPFTQLMIFDNGVHLGDATTGQDGQWRFNVIEPLAQGEHVFTVAGAGLTSAPFTLTIGAPDSARPVIDLVLDNIGATAQLASGDTTDDARPAFHGRGEPGTLLEIYDHGVLVGSLPVGLDGRWSYTDHFDRLSPGEHVFTLVGAGVASEPFVLHVANVPAAPAPVIDSVVGQAGDIASGAVTDDNRPVFNGRGEPDVLVRLYDGELYLGAAIADENGNWTFQPGEHAPLSDGEHVFTAATGGDSSALFVLHIATSTAEGEALALPAAEEGLGSLVLADLLQPPAKELLADQKSGDVVDTCFVKNAIADGVVLPVAMPAELWLQDAAPAMT